A window from Canis lupus baileyi chromosome 4, mCanLup2.hap1, whole genome shotgun sequence encodes these proteins:
- the FST gene encoding follistatin isoform X1 produces the protein MVGPRHPPGGLCLLLLLLCQFMEDRSAQAGNCWLRQAKNGRCQVLYKTELSKEECCSTGRLSTSWTEEDVNDNTLFKWMIFNGGAPNCIPCKETCENVDCGPGKKCRMNKKNKPRCVCAPDCSNITWKGPVCGLDGKTYRNECALLKARCKEQPELEVQYQGKCKKTCRDVFCPGSSTCVVDQTNNAYCVTCNRMCPEPTSSEQYLCGNDGVTYPSACHLRKATCLLGRSIGLAYEGKCITKSCEDIQCTGGKKCLWDFKVGRGRCSLCDELCPESKSEEPVCASDNATYASECAMKEAACSSGVLLEVKHSGSCNSISEDTEEEEEDEDQDYSFPISSILEW, from the exons ATGGTCGGTCCCCGGCACCCGCCCGGCGGGCTctgcctcctgctgctgctgctgtgccaGTTCATGGAGGACCGCAGCGCCCAGG CTGGGAATTGCTGGCTCCGCCAAGCAAAGAACGGCCGCTGCCAGGTCCTATATAAAACAGAACTGAGCAAGGAAGAGTGCTGCAGCACCGGCCGCCTGAGCACCTCGTGGACCGAGGAGGATGTAAATGACAACACGCTCTTCAAGTGGATGATTTTCAACGGGGGCGCCCCCAACTGCATCCCCTGCAAAG AGACCTGCGAAAACGTGGACTGTGGCCCCGGGAAAAAATGCCGAATGAACAAGAAGAACAAACCCCGCTGTGTCTGTGCCCCAGACTGTTCCAACATCACCTGGAAGGGCCCAGTCTGCGGGCTGGACGGGAAAACCTACCGTAACGAATGTGCACTCCTCAAGGCCAGATGTAAAGAGCAGCCGGAGCTGGAAGTCCAGTACCAGGGCAAATGTAAAA AGACCTGTCGGGATGTGTTCTGTCCAGGCAGTTCCACATGTGTGGTGGACCAGACAAATAATGCCTACTGTGTGACATGTAACCGGATGTGCCCAGAGCCCACCTCCTCTGAACAGTATCTCTGTGGGAATGACGGAGTGACTtaccccagtgcctgtcacctgaGAAAGGCTACCTGCCTACTGGGCAGATCGATTGGATTAGCCTATGAGGGAAAGTGTATCA CAAAGTCCTGTGAAGATATCCAGTGCACCGGTGGAAAAAAGTGTTTGTGGGATTTCAAGGTTGGCAGAGGCCGGTGTTCCCTCTGTGATGAGCTGTGCCCTGAGAGTAAGTCTGAGGAGCCCGTCTGTGCCAGTGACAATGCCACGTATGCCAGCGAGTGTGCCATGAAGGAAGCTGCTTGCTCCTCAGGTGTGCTGCTGGAAGTAAAGCACTCCGGATCTTGCAACT CCATTTCGGAAGATAccgaggaagaagaggaagatgaagacCAGGACTACAGCTTTCCTATATCTTCCATTCTAGAGTGGTAA
- the FST gene encoding follistatin isoform X3, whose amino-acid sequence MVGPRHPPGGLCLLLLLLCQFMEDRSAQAGNCWLRQAKNGRCQVLYKTELSKEECCSTGRLSTSWTEEDVNDNTLFKWMIFNGGAPNCIPCKETCENVDCGPGKKCRMNKKNKPRCVCAPDCSNITWKGPVCGLDGKTYRNECALLKARCKEQPELEVQYQGKCKKTCRDVFCPGSSTCVVDQTNNAYCVTCNRMCPEPTSSEQYLCGNDGVTYPSACHLRKATCLLGRSIGLAYEGKCIKAKSCEDIQCTGGKKCLWDFKVGRGRCSLCDELCPESKSEEPVCASDNATYASECAMKEAACSSGVLLEVKHSGSCNSISEDTEEEEEDEDQDYSFPISSILEW is encoded by the exons ATGGTCGGTCCCCGGCACCCGCCCGGCGGGCTctgcctcctgctgctgctgctgtgccaGTTCATGGAGGACCGCAGCGCCCAGG CTGGGAATTGCTGGCTCCGCCAAGCAAAGAACGGCCGCTGCCAGGTCCTATATAAAACAGAACTGAGCAAGGAAGAGTGCTGCAGCACCGGCCGCCTGAGCACCTCGTGGACCGAGGAGGATGTAAATGACAACACGCTCTTCAAGTGGATGATTTTCAACGGGGGCGCCCCCAACTGCATCCCCTGCAAAG AGACCTGCGAAAACGTGGACTGTGGCCCCGGGAAAAAATGCCGAATGAACAAGAAGAACAAACCCCGCTGTGTCTGTGCCCCAGACTGTTCCAACATCACCTGGAAGGGCCCAGTCTGCGGGCTGGACGGGAAAACCTACCGTAACGAATGTGCACTCCTCAAGGCCAGATGTAAAGAGCAGCCGGAGCTGGAAGTCCAGTACCAGGGCAAATGTAAAA AGACCTGTCGGGATGTGTTCTGTCCAGGCAGTTCCACATGTGTGGTGGACCAGACAAATAATGCCTACTGTGTGACATGTAACCGGATGTGCCCAGAGCCCACCTCCTCTGAACAGTATCTCTGTGGGAATGACGGAGTGACTtaccccagtgcctgtcacctgaGAAAGGCTACCTGCCTACTGGGCAGATCGATTGGATTAGCCTATGAGGGAAAGTGTATCA AAGCAAAGTCCTGTGAAGATATCCAGTGCACCGGTGGAAAAAAGTGTTTGTGGGATTTCAAGGTTGGCAGAGGCCGGTGTTCCCTCTGTGATGAGCTGTGCCCTGAGAGTAAGTCTGAGGAGCCCGTCTGTGCCAGTGACAATGCCACGTATGCCAGCGAGTGTGCCATGAAGGAAGCTGCTTGCTCCTCAGGTGTGCTGCTGGAAGTAAAGCACTCCGGATCTTGCAACT CCATTTCGGAAGATAccgaggaagaagaggaagatgaagacCAGGACTACAGCTTTCCTATATCTTCCATTCTAGAGTGGTAA
- the FST gene encoding follistatin isoform X2 translates to MVGPRHPPGGLCLLLLLLCQFMEDRSAQAGNCWLRQAKNGRCQVLYKTELSKEECCSTGRLSTSWTEEDVNDNTLFKWMIFNGGAPNCIPCKETCENVDCGPGKKCRMNKKNKPRCVCAPDCSNITWKGPVCGLDGKTYRNECALLKARCKEQPELEVQYQGKCKKTCRDVFCPGSSTCVVDQTNNAYCVTCNRMCPEPTSSEQYLCGNDGVTYPSACHLRKATCLLGRSIGLAYEGKCIKAKSCEDIQCTGGKKCLWDFKVGRGRCSLCDELCPESKSEEPVCASDNATYASECAMKEAACSSGVLLEVKHSGSCN, encoded by the exons ATGGTCGGTCCCCGGCACCCGCCCGGCGGGCTctgcctcctgctgctgctgctgtgccaGTTCATGGAGGACCGCAGCGCCCAGG CTGGGAATTGCTGGCTCCGCCAAGCAAAGAACGGCCGCTGCCAGGTCCTATATAAAACAGAACTGAGCAAGGAAGAGTGCTGCAGCACCGGCCGCCTGAGCACCTCGTGGACCGAGGAGGATGTAAATGACAACACGCTCTTCAAGTGGATGATTTTCAACGGGGGCGCCCCCAACTGCATCCCCTGCAAAG AGACCTGCGAAAACGTGGACTGTGGCCCCGGGAAAAAATGCCGAATGAACAAGAAGAACAAACCCCGCTGTGTCTGTGCCCCAGACTGTTCCAACATCACCTGGAAGGGCCCAGTCTGCGGGCTGGACGGGAAAACCTACCGTAACGAATGTGCACTCCTCAAGGCCAGATGTAAAGAGCAGCCGGAGCTGGAAGTCCAGTACCAGGGCAAATGTAAAA AGACCTGTCGGGATGTGTTCTGTCCAGGCAGTTCCACATGTGTGGTGGACCAGACAAATAATGCCTACTGTGTGACATGTAACCGGATGTGCCCAGAGCCCACCTCCTCTGAACAGTATCTCTGTGGGAATGACGGAGTGACTtaccccagtgcctgtcacctgaGAAAGGCTACCTGCCTACTGGGCAGATCGATTGGATTAGCCTATGAGGGAAAGTGTATCA AAGCAAAGTCCTGTGAAGATATCCAGTGCACCGGTGGAAAAAAGTGTTTGTGGGATTTCAAGGTTGGCAGAGGCCGGTGTTCCCTCTGTGATGAGCTGTGCCCTGAGAGTAAGTCTGAGGAGCCCGTCTGTGCCAGTGACAATGCCACGTATGCCAGCGAGTGTGCCATGAAGGAAGCTGCTTGCTCCTCAGGTGTGCTGCTGGAAGTAAAGCACTCCGGATCTTGCAACT GA